One part of the Bdellovibrio bacteriovorus genome encodes these proteins:
- a CDS encoding ABC transporter ATP-binding protein, with translation MAHSKSSFQSFSRLFSYTKKHRRDFYLGSLFSFLNKTFDIAPEILIGIAIDVVANQEKSFLAKWGVEDPGHQLILLSVLTLLIWMCESLFEYLLLLKWRGLAQSLQHEFRTEAYDHLQRLDMSFFEDRSTGGLVSILNDDINQLERFLNGGMNSLIQVFTSVVLIGAVFFVLAPSIAIFAFLPIPVILWGAFYFQKRAAPLYLDVREKAGQIGSRLANNISGMATIRSFTSELLESQKVANDSMTYLQSNKEAIKVSSAFNPLIRMAVLMGFIATFVMGGQMALRGDLNVGFYGVLVFLTQRLLWPLTGLADTVDLFERAMASADRVLDLIKTPVNLESSKSPREFDHSKGIEFSHLDFAYSNGVPVLKDVNIQVPAGKTVAIVGPTGSGKSTVTKLLLGFYKPSAGKILFGGQNTADCDPKDLRSQIGLVSQDVFLFHGTIYDNIAYGSPGASREAVLAAAQKAHAMEFIEKLPEGLDTVIGERGQKLSGGQRQRISIARVILKNPPVLILDEATSAVDNETEAVIQASLAEATKGRTTIVIAHRLSTVTQADNIYVVAQGGVVESGTHQELLQSRKMYFQLWNAPL, from the coding sequence ATGGCACACTCTAAAAGCTCATTCCAGTCTTTCTCTCGCCTTTTTTCCTACACCAAGAAACACCGTCGTGACTTCTATTTGGGAAGTCTGTTTTCTTTCCTGAATAAAACTTTCGACATCGCACCGGAAATTTTAATCGGTATCGCGATTGATGTCGTCGCCAACCAGGAAAAATCCTTCCTGGCCAAATGGGGTGTGGAAGACCCGGGACATCAGTTGATTCTTCTTTCGGTTCTGACTTTGCTGATCTGGATGTGCGAATCCCTGTTTGAATATCTGTTGCTGCTAAAATGGCGCGGCCTTGCCCAGTCCCTGCAGCACGAATTCCGCACGGAAGCCTATGATCATCTGCAAAGACTGGACATGTCCTTCTTTGAAGATCGCAGCACCGGCGGTCTGGTTTCAATCCTGAACGATGACATCAATCAACTGGAGCGCTTCCTCAACGGCGGCATGAACAGTCTGATTCAGGTCTTTACGTCTGTGGTTTTGATCGGGGCTGTGTTCTTTGTACTGGCACCAAGCATTGCCATCTTCGCCTTCCTGCCGATTCCGGTGATTTTGTGGGGCGCCTTCTATTTCCAGAAACGCGCGGCCCCCCTGTATTTGGATGTCCGTGAAAAAGCGGGTCAGATTGGATCTCGTCTGGCGAACAACATTTCCGGCATGGCGACCATTCGCAGCTTTACCTCAGAGTTGTTGGAATCCCAAAAAGTTGCCAATGACAGTATGACTTATCTTCAGTCCAACAAAGAAGCGATCAAGGTTTCTTCGGCGTTCAATCCGCTGATTCGTATGGCCGTTTTGATGGGCTTTATTGCCACCTTCGTTATGGGCGGACAGATGGCTCTGCGCGGGGATCTGAACGTGGGGTTCTATGGAGTGCTGGTGTTCCTGACCCAGCGTCTGCTATGGCCGCTGACGGGCCTTGCCGACACTGTGGATTTGTTTGAACGTGCGATGGCTTCCGCGGACCGTGTTTTGGATCTGATCAAAACCCCGGTGAATCTTGAATCAAGCAAGTCCCCTCGTGAATTTGATCACAGCAAAGGCATCGAGTTTTCACATCTTGATTTCGCCTATAGCAACGGCGTTCCTGTACTAAAAGACGTGAACATACAGGTGCCAGCAGGAAAAACCGTGGCGATTGTGGGTCCGACAGGATCCGGCAAATCCACAGTCACAAAGCTGCTCTTGGGGTTCTATAAGCCGTCAGCAGGGAAAATCCTGTTCGGCGGTCAAAACACCGCCGACTGTGATCCGAAAGATCTGCGCTCCCAGATCGGCCTGGTCAGCCAGGATGTGTTCCTGTTCCATGGAACCATTTATGACAACATCGCCTATGGCAGCCCGGGGGCCTCGCGAGAAGCCGTTCTTGCCGCTGCCCAAAAAGCCCACGCCATGGAGTTTATTGAAAAGCTTCCGGAAGGTCTGGATACCGTGATTGGCGAGCGCGGGCAAAAACTGTCCGGCGGTCAGCGCCAGCGTATTTCCATTGCCCGTGTAATTTTGAAAAATCCGCCAGTTCTGATTTTGGATGAAGCCACTTCGGCCGTGGACAATGAAACTGAGGCGGTTATTCAGGCTTCGCTGGCAGAGGCCACAAAGGGACGAACGACCATCGTGATCGCGCACCGCCTGTCCACCGTCACTCAGGCTGACAACATCTATGTTGTCGCCCAGGGTGGCGTGGTGGAAAGCGGCACTCATCAGGAGCTCTTGCAAAGCCGCAAAATGTACTTCC